In one window of Aquamicrobium sp. DNA:
- the pth gene encoding aminoacyl-tRNA hydrolase, which yields MLLIAGLGNPGPKYENHRHNVGFMAADAIARRHSFSPWSRKFQGLIAEGRIGAEKALLIKPQTFMNLSGQSVGEAMRFHKLSPSDLIVLYDELDLAPGKVRVKTGGGAGGHNGIRSIDAHCGKDYRRVRIGIGHPGVKEMVTHHVLGDFAKADREWLEPLLEAIADNADKLVAGDDNGFMNKVSLAVRGPDTAASEPKPEKPAPKGQSHIRQARPKTPKVEIPEGGPMAAMLRKLLGGKD from the coding sequence ATGCTGCTGATCGCAGGCCTCGGCAATCCCGGCCCGAAATACGAGAACCACCGGCACAATGTCGGCTTCATGGCGGCGGACGCGATAGCCCGCCGCCATTCGTTTTCCCCCTGGTCGCGAAAGTTCCAGGGCCTGATCGCCGAAGGCCGCATCGGGGCCGAGAAGGCGCTGCTCATCAAGCCGCAGACCTTCATGAACCTGTCCGGCCAGTCGGTCGGCGAGGCGATGCGCTTCCACAAGCTCTCCCCTTCCGACCTGATCGTCCTCTACGACGAGCTCGACCTCGCGCCCGGCAAGGTGCGGGTGAAGACGGGTGGCGGCGCCGGTGGCCACAACGGCATCCGCTCCATCGACGCCCATTGCGGCAAGGACTACCGACGCGTACGCATCGGCATCGGCCATCCCGGCGTCAAGGAGATGGTGACGCATCATGTGCTGGGCGACTTCGCCAAGGCGGATCGCGAATGGCTCGAGCCGCTGCTCGAGGCGATCGCCGACAATGCCGACAAGCTCGTCGCCGGCGACGACAACGGCTTCATGAACAAGGTGAGCCTCGCCGTGCGCGGCCCGGACACGGCGGCATCGGAGCCGAAGCCGGAAAAGCCCGCGCCGAAGGGCCAGAGCCACATCCGCCAGGCCCGCCCGAAGACGCCGAAGGTCGAGATACCGGAAGGCGGGCCGATGGCCGCCATGCTGCGCAAGCTGCTCGGCGGCAAGGACTGA
- a CDS encoding helix-turn-helix transcriptional regulator, with translation MHKFEAQAQPAAGDEAELRRNLDFIEAASADVIAVSNDYPDGHEVAAHSHSRAQLLYPFRGSVMISTGQGRWMVPPGHAMWIPAGVEHAVEMIGLVRMRSAYVRAGIKRDLPESLQVLAVSELMRSLIVEAVQPAAKGEQGGDDPDRREAIMRLILIEIPRLHERPFALPFPADPRLVRLCREFVAAPSAAVRIDHWANRAGMSRRSFTRAFQRETGVSLSVWRRQATLLAALPLLARGASVTEVALDLGYESAPAFTTMFRRMLGVAPRTYLRQGGRGRPFPLAGGQPI, from the coding sequence ATGCACAAGTTCGAGGCACAGGCGCAGCCGGCGGCGGGCGACGAGGCGGAGTTGCGCCGCAACCTCGACTTCATCGAGGCGGCTTCGGCGGACGTCATCGCCGTGTCCAACGACTATCCGGACGGGCACGAGGTCGCGGCGCACAGCCATAGCCGCGCCCAGCTTCTTTACCCGTTTCGCGGCAGCGTGATGATCTCGACCGGGCAGGGGCGGTGGATGGTGCCGCCGGGCCATGCGATGTGGATTCCGGCCGGCGTCGAGCACGCCGTCGAGATGATCGGCCTCGTGCGCATGCGCTCGGCCTATGTCCGCGCCGGCATCAAGCGGGACCTGCCGGAGAGCCTGCAAGTGCTGGCGGTGAGCGAGCTGATGCGCAGCCTGATCGTCGAGGCGGTACAGCCGGCTGCCAAGGGAGAGCAGGGCGGCGATGACCCCGACAGGAGGGAGGCGATCATGCGGCTCATCCTCATCGAGATCCCGCGCCTCCACGAGCGGCCGTTCGCGCTGCCGTTCCCGGCCGATCCGCGGCTTGTCAGGCTGTGCCGGGAGTTCGTGGCCGCGCCCTCGGCGGCGGTGAGGATCGACCATTGGGCGAACAGAGCCGGAATGAGCCGGCGCTCGTTCACCCGCGCCTTCCAGCGCGAGACCGGGGTGAGCCTTTCGGTGTGGCGGCGTCAGGCCACCCTGCTCGCCGCCCTGCCGCTTCTGGCGCGGGGCGCGAGCGTGACGGAGGTGGCGCTCGACCTCGGCTACGAAAGCGCGCCCGCCTTCACGACGATGTTCCGCCGCATGCTCGGCGTCGCGCCGCGCACCTATCTGCGGCAGGGCGGGCGCGGCCGGCCCTTTCCTCTCGCGGGCGGGCAACCTATATAG
- the ychF gene encoding redox-regulated ATPase YchF, translating into MGFKCGIVGLPNVGKSTLFNALTRTAAAQAANYPFCTIEPNTGEVAVPDSRMTRIAAIAGSKEIIPTRISFVDIAGLVRGASKGEGLGNQFLANIREVDAIVHVLRCFENDDITHVEGRIDPVADAETVETELMLSDLESLERRIVQTRKRATGKDKESMTVLPVMEQALALLQDGKPVRMMLDGIAAEDLKLLNGLNLLTSKPVLYVCNVAEEDAAEGNEHTKAVETMARSQGAGTVVISAAIEAEVAQLPDEEAKEYLDAMGLTEPGLDRLIRAGYTLLNLITYFTAGPKETRAWTIEKGTKAPQAAGVIHSDFERGFIRAQTIAFDDYVTLGGETPAKEAGKARDEGKEYVVQDGDVLLFRFNT; encoded by the coding sequence ATGGGCTTCAAGTGCGGCATCGTTGGGCTTCCCAACGTCGGCAAATCCACGCTCTTCAACGCGCTGACGCGGACGGCCGCCGCGCAGGCGGCCAACTACCCGTTCTGCACCATAGAGCCGAACACCGGCGAGGTGGCGGTGCCCGACAGCCGCATGACCCGCATCGCGGCCATCGCCGGCTCGAAGGAGATCATCCCGACCCGCATCTCCTTCGTCGACATCGCCGGCCTCGTGCGCGGCGCCTCGAAGGGCGAAGGGCTGGGCAACCAGTTCCTCGCCAACATCCGCGAGGTCGACGCCATCGTCCACGTGCTGCGCTGCTTCGAGAACGACGACATCACCCATGTCGAGGGCCGCATCGACCCTGTGGCCGACGCCGAGACGGTCGAGACCGAGCTGATGCTGTCCGACCTCGAAAGCCTCGAGCGCCGCATCGTCCAGACGCGCAAGCGCGCCACCGGCAAGGACAAGGAATCGATGACCGTCCTGCCGGTGATGGAACAGGCGCTGGCGCTGCTCCAGGACGGCAAGCCCGTGCGCATGATGCTGGACGGCATCGCGGCCGAGGACCTGAAGCTCCTGAACGGCCTCAACCTCCTGACCTCGAAGCCGGTCCTCTACGTCTGCAACGTCGCCGAGGAGGACGCGGCCGAAGGCAACGAGCATACGAAGGCCGTCGAGACGATGGCGCGGTCGCAGGGCGCCGGCACCGTCGTCATCTCCGCAGCCATCGAGGCCGAGGTCGCACAGCTTCCCGACGAGGAGGCGAAGGAATATCTCGACGCCATGGGCCTGACCGAGCCCGGCCTCGACCGGCTGATCCGCGCCGGCTACACGCTCTTGAACCTCATCACCTATTTCACCGCCGGCCCCAAGGAAACTCGCGCCTGGACCATCGAGAAGGGCACCAAGGCCCCGCAGGCCGCCGGCGTCATCCACAGCGACTTCGAGCGCGGCTTCATCCGCGCCCAGACCATCGCCTTCGACGACTACGTGACTCTGGGCGGCGAGACCCCGGCCAAGGAGGCCGGCAAGGCCCGCGACGAAGGCAAGGAATATGTGGTTCAGGACGGCGACGTGCTGCTGTTCCGATTCAACACCTGA
- a CDS encoding ABC-F family ATP-binding cassette domain-containing protein, with protein sequence MPVLSIHDLSFRLPDGRTLFSGLDLSFGRERTGLVGRNGVGKSSLLAILVGSLLPSSGTVRRDGRIALMRQMADTAEGETVADLLGATEALDLLARIEAGEAAADEIAEADWTLTVRVDKALAEAGLAGIAPSRPLSTLSGGQRTRAALAALAFSAPDLILMDEPSNNLDAEGRAMLNAFLDGWKGGAVVVSHDRALLNRMDRIVELSPRGARTYGGGFDAYRERKAAEQDAAAQALSAAEREARQAVRAAQQARERQARRDGVARRGRATSSDPKILLDARQERAEATGGRSSRLAARMEAEAQGALARSREGVERTVPFTAGMAAAAVPAGKLLVEARDLAIGHEDAAPLARVDLVIVGPERVALAGPNGSGKSTLLKTIAGLIPPRGGSLRVAGKLAYFDQHVGLLDDDATILDNYQRLNPGASAFECRSALATYAFRADAALQVVGTLSGGERLRAGLACVAAGEDAPELLILDEPTNHLDLDAIAEVEAGLRDYAGALLVVSHDEAFLDAIGTGRRITLG encoded by the coding sequence ATGCCCGTTCTTTCCATCCACGACCTTTCCTTCCGGCTGCCTGACGGCCGCACGCTCTTTTCAGGCCTCGACCTTTCCTTCGGCCGCGAGCGCACCGGCCTCGTCGGGCGCAACGGCGTCGGCAAGTCGTCGCTGCTGGCGATCCTCGTCGGCTCTTTGCTGCCGTCTTCCGGCACCGTCCGGCGTGACGGCCGCATCGCGCTGATGCGCCAGATGGCGGACACGGCCGAGGGCGAGACGGTGGCCGACCTTCTCGGCGCGACGGAGGCGCTCGACCTGCTCGCGCGCATCGAGGCGGGCGAGGCGGCGGCCGACGAGATCGCCGAGGCCGACTGGACGCTTACGGTGCGCGTCGACAAGGCGCTCGCCGAGGCCGGGCTGGCAGGCATCGCGCCGTCGCGGCCGCTGTCGACCCTGAGCGGCGGCCAGCGCACGCGCGCGGCGCTCGCCGCGCTGGCCTTCTCCGCACCCGACCTGATCCTGATGGACGAGCCGAGCAACAATCTCGACGCCGAAGGCCGCGCCATGCTCAACGCCTTTCTCGACGGCTGGAAGGGCGGGGCGGTGGTGGTGAGCCACGACCGGGCGCTTCTGAACCGGATGGACCGAATCGTCGAGCTGTCGCCGCGCGGCGCGCGCACCTATGGTGGCGGCTTCGACGCCTATCGGGAGAGGAAGGCCGCGGAACAGGACGCGGCCGCGCAGGCGCTGAGTGCTGCCGAGCGCGAGGCGAGGCAGGCCGTCCGCGCCGCGCAGCAGGCGCGCGAGCGGCAGGCGCGGCGCGACGGCGTGGCGCGCCGGGGCAGGGCGACGAGCTCTGACCCCAAGATCCTGCTCGACGCGCGGCAGGAGCGCGCCGAGGCGACGGGGGGGCGGTCCAGCCGGCTCGCCGCACGCATGGAGGCCGAGGCGCAAGGTGCGCTCGCCCGCAGCCGCGAGGGCGTGGAGCGCACCGTCCCGTTCACCGCCGGCATGGCGGCGGCCGCAGTGCCCGCCGGCAAGCTGCTCGTCGAGGCGCGCGATCTCGCCATCGGCCACGAGGATGCGGCGCCGCTGGCGCGGGTCGATCTCGTCATCGTCGGGCCGGAGCGCGTGGCGCTCGCCGGGCCGAACGGCAGCGGCAAGTCGACGCTGCTGAAGACGATCGCGGGGTTGATCCCGCCGCGCGGCGGCTCCCTGCGTGTCGCGGGAAAGCTCGCCTATTTCGACCAGCATGTCGGCCTGCTCGACGATGACGCCACGATTCTCGACAACTATCAGCGGCTCAATCCCGGCGCGAGCGCCTTCGAATGCCGCTCGGCGCTGGCGACCTACGCCTTCCGCGCCGACGCCGCCCTGCAGGTCGTGGGAACGCTGTCCGGCGGCGAGCGCCTGCGGGCCGGGCTCGCCTGCGTTGCGGCGGGCGAGGACGCGCCGGAGCTCCTGATCCTCGACGAGCCGACCAACCATCTCGACCTCGACGCCATCGCCGAGGTGGAGGCGGGCTTGCGCGACTATGCCGGCGCGCTGCTGGTCGTCAGCCATGACGAGGCGTTTCTCGACGCCATCGGGACCGGGCGCAGGATCACGCTCGGATAG
- a CDS encoding MFS transporter has product MTDTTAGAARPAAQATVFPIILAVSLCHMLNDVLQSLISAIYPMLKEDHALDFWQIGLLTFTFQVTASLLQPAVGLYTDKRPMPQSLPVGMALSMAGLFLLAFAGSYALLLVGAGLIGIGSAIFHPEASRVARMASGGRYGLAQSLFQVGGNFGSAIGPLLAAFIVVPRGQSSVAWFAVIALAGMLILNRVGAWYARASAASAGRGGGPLTVALPRGRIVTALVVLALLVFSKNIYTASISSYYTFFLIEKFGVSVQYSQVMLFLFLGAMALGTVLGGPIGDRFGSRTVIWFSILGVLPFTLLLPYADLFWSGVLSFVIGVVMASAFPAIVVFAQELVPGRVGMIAGIFFGFAFGMGGIAAAVLGVLADINGIEWVYAVCSFLPAIGLLTILLPSRKELRQAR; this is encoded by the coding sequence TTGACCGACACGACCGCAGGCGCGGCGCGCCCGGCCGCCCAGGCGACCGTCTTCCCCATCATCCTCGCCGTGAGCCTGTGCCACATGCTCAACGACGTGCTGCAGTCGCTGATCTCGGCGATCTACCCGATGCTCAAGGAGGACCACGCGCTCGATTTCTGGCAGATCGGCCTCCTGACCTTCACCTTCCAGGTCACGGCCTCGCTGCTGCAGCCGGCCGTCGGCCTCTACACCGACAAGCGGCCGATGCCGCAATCGCTGCCCGTCGGCATGGCACTGAGCATGGCGGGCCTCTTCCTCCTCGCCTTCGCCGGCAGCTACGCCCTCCTCCTCGTCGGCGCGGGGCTGATCGGCATCGGCTCGGCCATCTTCCATCCCGAGGCGTCGCGCGTGGCGCGCATGGCGTCGGGCGGCCGCTACGGGCTGGCGCAGTCGCTGTTCCAGGTCGGCGGCAATTTCGGCTCGGCCATCGGCCCGCTGCTGGCCGCCTTCATCGTCGTGCCGCGCGGCCAGTCGAGCGTGGCGTGGTTCGCGGTGATCGCGCTTGCCGGCATGCTGATCCTGAACCGCGTCGGCGCCTGGTACGCCCGCGCCAGCGCCGCCAGTGCCGGGCGCGGCGGCGGCCCGCTCACCGTCGCCCTGCCGCGCGGCCGCATCGTCACCGCGCTTGTCGTGCTGGCGCTGCTGGTCTTCTCCAAGAACATCTACACGGCGAGCATTTCGAGCTACTACACCTTCTTCCTGATCGAGAAGTTCGGCGTCAGCGTCCAATACTCGCAGGTGATGCTGTTCCTGTTCCTCGGCGCGATGGCGCTCGGCACCGTGCTCGGCGGGCCGATCGGCGACCGCTTCGGCTCGCGCACCGTGATCTGGTTCTCGATCCTCGGCGTGCTGCCCTTCACGCTCCTCCTGCCCTATGCCGACCTGTTCTGGAGCGGCGTGCTTTCCTTCGTCATCGGCGTGGTCATGGCCTCCGCCTTCCCGGCCATCGTCGTCTTCGCGCAGGAGCTGGTGCCGGGCCGCGTCGGCATGATCGCCGGCATCTTCTTCGGCTTCGCCTTCGGCATGGGTGGCATCGCCGCCGCCGTGCTCGGCGTGCTCGCCGACATCAACGGCATCGAATGGGTCTATGCCGTCTGCTCGTTCCTGCCGGCCATCGGCCTGCTCACCATCCTGCTGCCGAGCCGCAAGGAATTGCGCCAGGCCCGGTAG
- a CDS encoding Lrp/AsnC family transcriptional regulator: MPFKADLDAIDWKILKELQSNGRMTNVELSRRVGISAPPCLRRVKRLEDSGIIHGYRALLDTRQLGFDVVAFCLIGLHHQSDAELKAFAEKTRGWPIVRAAWMVSGESDFMLHCVASDLATFQSFVIEELTSAPNVDTVRTALTIRQVKDEGLVGI, translated from the coding sequence ATGCCTTTCAAGGCTGACCTCGACGCCATCGACTGGAAAATCCTCAAGGAGCTCCAGAGCAACGGCAGGATGACCAATGTCGAGCTGTCGCGGCGCGTCGGGATTTCGGCCCCGCCCTGCCTTCGCCGGGTCAAGCGGCTGGAGGACAGCGGCATCATCCACGGCTACCGCGCCCTGCTCGACACCCGGCAGCTGGGCTTCGACGTCGTCGCCTTCTGCCTGATCGGGCTTCACCACCAGTCGGACGCCGAGCTGAAGGCGTTCGCCGAGAAGACGCGTGGCTGGCCGATCGTGCGCGCCGCGTGGATGGTCTCCGGCGAATCCGACTTCATGCTCCACTGCGTCGCCAGCGACCTCGCCACCTTCCAGAGCTTCGTCATCGAGGAGCTGACCTCGGCGCCGAACGTCGACACGGTGCGCACCGCACTGACCATCCGGCAGGTCAAGGACGAAGGCCTCGTCGGCATCTGA
- the trxB gene encoding thioredoxin-disulfide reductase, protein MTARHAPVLIVGSGPAGYTAAIYAARAMLNPILIAGMQQGGQLTITTDVENYPGFAEPVQGPWLMEQMELQARNVGAEIVHDLVTEVTLDRSPFLVTTDSGATYTCDALIIATGAQAKWLGIPTEETFMGFGVSACATCDGFFYRGKDVVVVGGGNSAVEEALYLSNLAKSVTVIHRRGEFRAERILQERLFRKDNIKVLWDHVVDEIVGAPRNGPTPPSVTGLRLRNMRTGEVREMPTDGVFVAIGHAPAVELFVGKLKQKPNGYLWTAADSTATDVPGVFAAGDVTDDVYRQAVTAAGMGCMAALEAERYIAELDVAREAAQ, encoded by the coding sequence ATGACCGCCAGACACGCGCCCGTCCTCATCGTCGGTTCGGGGCCGGCAGGCTATACGGCCGCCATCTACGCCGCGCGCGCGATGCTGAACCCGATCCTCATCGCCGGCATGCAGCAGGGCGGCCAGCTTACCATCACCACCGATGTCGAGAACTATCCCGGCTTCGCCGAGCCGGTGCAGGGGCCGTGGCTGATGGAGCAGATGGAGCTTCAGGCGCGCAATGTCGGGGCCGAAATCGTTCACGATCTCGTGACCGAGGTGACGCTCGACCGCAGCCCGTTCCTCGTCACCACCGATTCCGGCGCCACCTATACGTGCGACGCGCTGATCATCGCCACCGGCGCGCAGGCGAAATGGCTCGGCATCCCGACCGAGGAGACCTTCATGGGCTTCGGCGTCTCGGCCTGCGCCACCTGCGACGGCTTCTTCTATCGCGGCAAGGACGTCGTCGTGGTCGGCGGCGGCAACAGCGCGGTCGAGGAGGCGCTTTACCTGTCCAATCTGGCAAAGAGCGTGACGGTGATCCACCGCCGCGGCGAGTTCCGCGCCGAGCGCATCCTTCAGGAGCGCCTGTTCCGCAAGGACAACATCAAGGTGCTGTGGGACCATGTCGTCGACGAGATCGTCGGCGCGCCGCGCAACGGGCCGACGCCGCCCTCCGTCACGGGCCTCAGGCTGCGCAACATGCGCACCGGCGAGGTAAGAGAGATGCCGACCGACGGCGTGTTCGTCGCCATCGGCCACGCACCGGCGGTCGAGCTCTTCGTCGGTAAGCTGAAGCAGAAGCCGAACGGCTATCTGTGGACGGCGGCGGATTCGACGGCGACGGACGTGCCCGGCGTGTTCGCGGCCGGCGACGTCACCGACGACGTCTACCGCCAGGCGGTGACGGCGGCCGGGATGGGCTGCATGGCGGCGCTTGAGGCCGAGCGGTACATCGCCGAGCTCGACGTGGCGCGCGAGGCGGCGCAATAA
- a CDS encoding exopolysaccharide biosynthesis protein gives MDKDCEPESVQDVLECVENAGNGVRRASVADIVHRIGDGAFPPLMLVPALAIISPLSAIFGVATLCGLIIATIALQMALGRESLWLPGFILRLSISSRNIDRTVRWFGKPAQLIDRLTGKRLTLLVEPPLTRLWAALCLALALVIPFFELVPMSATIIASAIALFTLAMLARDGLLALAGLGVLAGASWLLWSVVT, from the coding sequence ATGGACAAGGACTGCGAACCCGAGTCGGTGCAGGACGTGCTCGAATGTGTCGAGAACGCCGGCAACGGCGTGCGCCGGGCATCGGTGGCCGACATCGTCCACCGCATCGGCGACGGCGCCTTCCCGCCGCTGATGCTGGTGCCGGCGCTCGCCATCATCTCGCCGCTGAGCGCGATCTTCGGCGTGGCGACGCTCTGCGGCCTGATCATCGCGACGATCGCCCTGCAGATGGCGCTCGGCCGCGAGAGCCTGTGGCTGCCCGGCTTCATCCTGCGCCTCAGCATCTCCAGCCGCAACATCGACCGGACCGTCCGCTGGTTCGGCAAGCCGGCGCAGCTCATCGACCGGCTGACCGGCAAGCGCCTGACGCTCCTCGTCGAGCCGCCGCTGACGCGGCTGTGGGCCGCCTTGTGCCTCGCGCTGGCGCTGGTGATCCCGTTCTTCGAGCTGGTGCCGATGTCGGCCACGATCATCGCCTCGGCCATCGCGCTGTTCACGCTGGCGATGCTCGCCCGCGACGGATTGCTGGCCCTCGCCGGCCTCGGCGTGCTGGCCGGCGCGTCATGGCTCCTGTGGAGCGTCGTGACGTGA
- a CDS encoding nicotinate-nucleotide--dimethylbenzimidazole phosphoribosyltransferase → MTTGLPFDDFRNLLKALPGPNEAARTRAAERSAKLSAQGPTLGRLGAVAEWLAAWTGRDPQVLRPLVALFAGTHRGIAGSREETQAMVEHAAAGGAMVCQLCAANDLGLKIFDLALHMPVGNIAEEPALDERGCAATMAFGMEAVAGGIDLVCVGAIGVGGAFSAAALMAALHGGPASDWTEAHAAGVERALAHHGGNLKDPLEALRRLGGRELAAIAGAILAARMEKIPVILDGYASLAAAAVLKAAEPAAIDHCLLGHVSREPGMARAAAVLGLRPLLDLSLGDGEGAGAALAAGIVKNAALTHSGMALRPE, encoded by the coding sequence ATGACCACCGGCCTTCCCTTCGACGATTTCCGCAATCTGCTCAAGGCCCTGCCCGGCCCGAACGAGGCGGCGCGCACCCGCGCCGCCGAGCGCAGCGCGAAACTCTCGGCGCAGGGGCCGACGCTCGGCCGTCTCGGCGCCGTCGCCGAGTGGCTGGCGGCCTGGACCGGGCGCGACCCGCAGGTGCTGCGGCCGCTGGTCGCGCTGTTCGCCGGCACCCATCGCGGCATCGCCGGCTCGCGCGAGGAAACGCAGGCCATGGTCGAGCATGCGGCGGCGGGCGGCGCCATGGTCTGCCAGCTCTGCGCCGCCAACGATCTCGGCCTCAAGATCTTCGATCTCGCGCTGCACATGCCGGTCGGCAACATCGCCGAGGAACCGGCGCTCGACGAGCGCGGCTGCGCCGCCACCATGGCCTTCGGCATGGAAGCGGTCGCCGGCGGCATCGACCTCGTCTGCGTCGGCGCCATCGGCGTCGGCGGCGCGTTTTCGGCCGCAGCGCTGATGGCGGCGCTGCATGGCGGCCCCGCCTCCGACTGGACGGAGGCGCACGCGGCCGGGGTCGAGCGGGCGCTGGCCCATCATGGCGGCAACCTGAAGGACCCGCTCGAGGCGCTGCGCCGGCTCGGCGGGCGCGAGCTCGCCGCCATCGCCGGCGCGATCCTCGCCGCGCGGATGGAGAAGATCCCGGTCATCCTCGATGGCTATGCGAGCCTCGCGGCCGCCGCCGTGCTCAAGGCGGCCGAGCCCGCCGCCATCGACCATTGCCTGCTCGGCCACGTCTCGCGCGAGCCCGGCATGGCCAGGGCGGCCGCCGTTCTCGGCCTCCGGCCGCTCCTCGACCTTTCCCTCGGCGACGGCGAAGGCGCGGGCGCGGCCCTCGCCGCGGGCATCGTCAAGAACGCGGCCCTGACGCATTCCGGCATGGCGCTGCGCCCCGAATAG
- a CDS encoding MaoC family dehydratase gives MTTLDEFFRIGETITLGAHTFGAEEIKTYARKFDPQPFHVDEEAAKGTLFGRLCASGWHTASTWMKYNLQHREDVGETPWDGPGPRPQFGPSPGFEKLRWLKPVYVDETVTFTRRATGHRALATRPGWRILTMACEAFDSTGDKVLEFESAVLVKTG, from the coding sequence ATGACCACGCTCGACGAGTTTTTCCGCATCGGCGAGACCATCACGCTCGGCGCGCACACCTTCGGGGCCGAGGAGATCAAGACCTACGCCCGCAAGTTCGATCCCCAGCCCTTCCATGTCGACGAGGAGGCGGCGAAGGGCACGCTGTTCGGCCGCCTGTGCGCCTCGGGCTGGCACACCGCCTCGACATGGATGAAATACAACCTCCAGCACCGCGAGGACGTCGGCGAGACGCCGTGGGACGGCCCCGGCCCGCGGCCGCAGTTCGGCCCCTCGCCCGGCTTCGAGAAGCTGCGCTGGCTGAAGCCGGTCTATGTCGACGAGACGGTCACCTTCACCCGGCGGGCCACCGGCCACCGCGCGCTGGCGACGCGGCCGGGCTGGCGCATCCTGACCATGGCCTGCGAGGCGTTCGACTCGACCGGCGACAAGGTGCTGGAGTTCGAAAGCGCGGTTCTGGTCAAGACCGGCTGA
- a CDS encoding 50S ribosomal protein L25/general stress protein Ctc translates to MSQSYELKAEARDRVGKGSARELRRNGKVPAVIYGDKQPPLAIALGYKDVYYKIHGGGFMTTIATIDVDGKKIQVLPKEYQLDPVRDFPVHVDFLRVSANTLVTVQIPVHFVNEEKSAGIKRGGVLNVVRHEIEAHVPANAIPDFIEVDLAGTDLGDSIHISAVKLPKDVKPTITDRDFTIATIAAPAGLKSEESEAAAEEGEE, encoded by the coding sequence ATGAGCCAGTCTTACGAGCTCAAGGCCGAGGCGCGCGACAGGGTCGGTAAGGGGTCCGCCCGCGAACTGCGCCGCAACGGCAAGGTGCCCGCCGTCATCTACGGCGACAAGCAGCCCCCGCTCGCCATCGCGCTGGGCTACAAGGACGTCTACTACAAGATCCACGGCGGCGGCTTCATGACCACCATCGCCACGATCGACGTCGACGGCAAGAAGATCCAGGTCCTGCCGAAGGAATACCAGCTCGACCCGGTCCGCGACTTCCCGGTCCATGTCGACTTCCTGCGCGTCAGCGCCAACACGCTGGTCACGGTCCAGATCCCGGTTCACTTCGTCAACGAGGAGAAGTCGGCCGGCATCAAGCGCGGCGGCGTGCTCAACGTCGTGCGCCACGAGATCGAGGCCCACGTCCCGGCCAACGCGATCCCCGATTTCATCGAGGTCGACCTCGCCGGCACCGATCTCGGCGATTCCATCCACATCTCGGCGGTCAAGCTGCCGAAGGATGTAAAGCCGACCATCACCGACCGCGACTTCACCATCGCCACCATCGCCGCACCGGCTGGCCTCAAGAGCGAGGAAAGCGAAGCGGCGGCGGAAGAAGGCGAGGAATAG
- a CDS encoding DUF1289 domain-containing protein codes for MTAIESPCILVCSMDIKTGYCFGCGRTREEIAAWIGMTPQARRAVMEELPARLSTIERKPRRETRRRLIARTRAGES; via the coding sequence ATGACGGCGATCGAATCCCCCTGCATCCTCGTCTGCTCGATGGACATCAAGACCGGCTACTGCTTCGGCTGCGGGCGCACGCGCGAGGAGATCGCGGCGTGGATCGGGATGACGCCGCAGGCGCGGCGGGCGGTGATGGAGGAGCTGCCGGCGCGGCTGTCGACCATCGAGCGCAAGCCGCGCCGCGAAACGCGGCGAAGGCTGATCGCCCGCACCCGCGCCGGCGAGAGCTGA
- a CDS encoding MaoC family dehydratase translates to MTAKKWAFEDFHPGMTIDLGEKHVTAAEIVEFAREFDFQPMHLDEEAGKASLLGGLSASGWHTCSMLMRMMCDAFLLDSTSQGAPGIDYLRWKKPVLAGDTLKAASTVVATRASSSRPGLGFVTVRYSIVNQRGETVLEMQNSGMFLARGAAA, encoded by the coding sequence ATGACCGCGAAGAAATGGGCGTTCGAGGACTTCCATCCCGGGATGACGATAGACCTCGGCGAGAAGCATGTGACGGCGGCCGAGATCGTCGAGTTCGCCCGCGAGTTCGACTTCCAGCCGATGCATCTCGACGAGGAGGCCGGCAAGGCCAGCCTGCTCGGCGGGCTGTCGGCGTCGGGCTGGCACACCTGCTCGATGCTGATGCGGATGATGTGCGACGCCTTCCTGCTCGATTCCACCTCGCAGGGCGCGCCGGGCATCGACTATCTGCGCTGGAAGAAGCCCGTCCTCGCCGGCGATACGCTGAAGGCCGCGAGCACGGTCGTCGCCACCCGCGCGTCCTCCTCGCGCCCCGGCCTCGGCTTCGTCACCGTGCGCTACAGTATCGTCAACCAGCGCGGCGAAACGGTGCTCGAGATGCAGAATTCCGGCATGTTCCTCGCGCGCGGAGCCGCCGCATGA